In Phaeobacter gallaeciensis DSM 26640, a genomic segment contains:
- a CDS encoding glycosyltransferase family 4 protein, producing the protein MADLLVTNFNRNFTGVSATAANVIRQQAQRYDMALVGRPLPGCPDPISISAARAASRLHDPSRPFAIWHVRRNTEMRAAIWARDVLRLPVRIVFTSAAQRRHSAFPRWLISRMDAVIATTEAAATYVPHVRAVVPHGVDTDLFTPAENRSSAWAALGYGGQQGIATVGRIRPEKGTDLFVDAMLRLLPKHPGAVALVIGRAAREHQGFMKGLQAKIAAAGLSERILFPGEIPASDLPRVMRALSLVMQLPRYEGYGMAPLEGLASAVPFVGSDTGYYRAFSAQGTVGTVVPLEAAEAAADAAGQFLSTPERLFQQGKAGRDLAVHAFSARAEADGIDAVYQDLWSAS; encoded by the coding sequence ATGGCTGACCTCCTTGTCACCAATTTCAATCGCAATTTCACCGGTGTCTCGGCGACCGCTGCAAATGTGATCCGCCAGCAGGCACAGCGCTATGACATGGCGCTGGTCGGACGTCCCCTGCCTGGTTGCCCGGATCCGATCAGCATCTCCGCCGCCCGCGCCGCATCACGCCTACATGACCCGTCCCGCCCTTTTGCCATCTGGCATGTGCGCCGCAACACCGAAATGCGCGCCGCGATCTGGGCGCGCGACGTCCTGCGCCTGCCGGTGCGGATTGTCTTCACCTCGGCGGCGCAACGGCGGCATTCTGCCTTTCCGCGCTGGCTGATCTCGCGCATGGATGCGGTGATTGCCACCACCGAAGCCGCCGCAACCTATGTCCCCCATGTGCGTGCTGTGGTGCCGCATGGGGTCGACACCGATCTCTTTACACCGGCGGAGAACCGCAGCTCGGCGTGGGCCGCACTTGGCTACGGCGGCCAGCAGGGGATTGCCACCGTCGGGCGTATTCGCCCGGAGAAAGGCACCGACCTGTTCGTCGACGCCATGCTGCGCCTCTTGCCGAAACACCCCGGCGCGGTCGCACTGGTGATCGGGCGTGCCGCGCGGGAGCATCAGGGATTTATGAAAGGCTTGCAGGCAAAGATCGCCGCAGCGGGCCTTAGCGAACGCATTCTCTTTCCTGGTGAAATCCCCGCAAGCGATCTGCCACGCGTGATGCGGGCGCTGTCGCTGGTGATGCAGCTGCCCCGCTACGAAGGCTACGGCATGGCCCCGCTGGAGGGGTTGGCCAGTGCTGTGCCCTTTGTCGGCTCGGACACCGGATATTACCGCGCATTTTCAGCGCAGGGCACCGTCGGTACCGTAGTGCCGCTGGAGGCCGCAGAAGCAGCAGCTGACGCCGCTGGTCAGTTTCTGTCGACGCCGGAGAGGCTGTTCCAACAGGGAAAAGCTGGCCGCGATCTGGCGGTCCACGCCTTCAGCGCCCGTGCGGAGGCCGATGGAATCGACGCCGTCTATCAGGACCTCTGGTCCGCAAGCTAA
- a CDS encoding M20 aminoacylase family protein: MPVKNRFADMHAEITAWRRDIHQHPEILYETHRTSALVAEKLRAFGCDEVVTRIGRTGVVGVIRGRSDTQNRVIGLRADMDALPMAEDTGLPHASQNEGAMHACGHDGHTAMLLGAAKYLAETRNFDGAAVVIFQPAEEGGNGAEAMCKDGLMDRFGIDEVYAIHNSPGLDIGKFALRSGPILASVDEFIIRLQGRGGHAAKPQETADTTVMMCQLITALQTIVSRNVDPVMQGVLSITSAETSSKAYNVIPDRAEVKGTIRTHSPQVRAQIPERLRAVTAGIAQSFGGSAEVEFVNGVPVTINDAAATDYAHEAAVAVAGDCEEVALAMGGEDFSFMLEERPGAMIRVGNGSSAGLHHPAYDFNDDAIPAGCSWFVTLIEQRLPMP; encoded by the coding sequence ATGCCCGTGAAGAACCGCTTTGCTGACATGCACGCTGAAATCACCGCCTGGCGTCGGGACATCCATCAGCACCCGGAAATCCTCTACGAGACCCATCGCACCAGCGCGCTGGTGGCCGAGAAACTGCGTGCCTTCGGCTGTGACGAGGTGGTGACGAGGATCGGCCGGACCGGTGTCGTCGGGGTGATCCGAGGGCGCAGCGACACACAGAACCGGGTGATTGGTCTGCGTGCGGATATGGACGCGCTTCCCATGGCAGAGGATACCGGCCTGCCGCATGCCTCGCAGAATGAGGGGGCGATGCACGCCTGCGGTCATGACGGCCATACCGCGATGCTTCTGGGGGCGGCCAAATACCTGGCAGAGACCCGCAACTTTGACGGCGCGGCGGTGGTGATTTTTCAGCCCGCCGAAGAGGGCGGCAATGGCGCTGAGGCCATGTGTAAGGATGGTCTGATGGACCGCTTCGGTATTGACGAGGTCTATGCCATCCACAATTCTCCGGGGCTTGATATCGGCAAATTCGCTCTGCGCTCCGGGCCGATCCTGGCTTCCGTTGATGAGTTCATCATTCGTCTGCAAGGGCGCGGTGGCCATGCGGCCAAACCACAGGAAACCGCCGATACCACGGTGATGATGTGCCAACTGATCACCGCGCTACAAACCATCGTGTCGCGCAATGTCGATCCCGTGATGCAGGGCGTTTTGTCGATAACCTCGGCTGAGACATCGTCAAAGGCCTATAATGTCATCCCAGACCGGGCGGAGGTGAAAGGCACCATTCGCACCCACTCGCCGCAGGTTCGTGCACAGATCCCGGAGCGGCTGCGTGCGGTCACTGCGGGGATCGCGCAGAGTTTTGGCGGCTCTGCGGAGGTAGAGTTTGTGAACGGGGTTCCCGTGACCATCAATGATGCAGCGGCGACTGATTATGCCCATGAGGCAGCCGTGGCGGTGGCGGGCGACTGTGAGGAGGTGGCACTTGCCATGGGCGGAGAGGATTTCTCCTTCATGCTGGAGGAACGCCCCGGTGCCATGATCCGCGTGGGCAATGGCTCCTCAGCCGGTCTGCATCACCCGGCCTATGACTTCAACGACGATGCCATCCCGGCCGGATGCAGCTGGTTCGTCACCCTGATCGAACAGCGGCTACCAATGCCCTGA
- a CDS encoding M20 aminoacylase family protein: protein MPVKNRFAELQGEVTAWRRDIHENPEILFETHRTSALVAEKLREFGCDEIVTGIGRTGVVGVIKGKSDSSGKVIGLRADMDALPIHEQTGLDYASKTDGAMHACGHDGHTAMLLGAAKYLSETRNFDGTVVVIFQPAEEGGGGGKEMCDDGMMDRWNIQEVYGMHNWPGRPVGSFAIRPGAFFAATDQFDITFEGRGGHAAKPQETIDTTVMSAQAVLALQTIASRNADPVHQIVVSVTSFETSSKAFNVIPQSVQIKGTVRTMSGEMRDLAEKRINEICDGIAATFGGTADVTYHRGYPVMVNHDEQTEFAAKVARDISGGCDDAPLVMGGEDFAFMLEERPGAYILVGNGDTAAVHHPEYNFNDEAIPAGCSWWAEIVEQRMPAA from the coding sequence ATGCCTGTGAAAAACCGTTTTGCCGAACTGCAAGGCGAAGTCACCGCCTGGCGCCGTGATATCCACGAGAACCCTGAAATTCTGTTTGAGACCCATCGCACCAGCGCGCTGGTTGCGGAGAAGCTGAGAGAGTTTGGCTGCGACGAGATTGTCACCGGCATCGGCCGCACCGGCGTTGTGGGGGTGATCAAGGGCAAGTCTGACAGTTCCGGCAAGGTGATCGGCCTGCGCGCCGATATGGACGCGCTGCCGATCCACGAACAGACCGGTCTGGACTATGCCTCCAAGACCGATGGCGCGATGCACGCCTGTGGCCACGATGGCCATACTGCAATGCTGTTGGGGGCGGCCAAATACCTGTCCGAGACCCGCAACTTTGATGGCACCGTGGTGGTGATTTTCCAGCCCGCTGAAGAAGGCGGCGGTGGCGGCAAGGAAATGTGTGACGACGGTATGATGGATCGCTGGAACATCCAGGAAGTCTACGGCATGCACAACTGGCCGGGCCGTCCGGTTGGCTCCTTCGCAATCCGTCCGGGCGCGTTTTTTGCGGCGACCGATCAGTTTGATATCACCTTTGAAGGACGCGGCGGTCACGCGGCGAAGCCTCAGGAAACCATCGACACCACCGTGATGTCGGCGCAGGCCGTACTTGCACTGCAGACCATCGCCTCGCGTAACGCCGACCCCGTGCATCAGATCGTTGTCTCGGTGACCTCATTTGAGACCTCCTCCAAGGCGTTCAACGTCATCCCGCAGAGTGTTCAGATCAAGGGAACTGTGCGCACCATGTCGGGTGAAATGCGTGATCTCGCGGAGAAGCGGATCAATGAGATTTGCGATGGCATTGCCGCGACCTTTGGCGGCACGGCGGATGTCACCTATCATCGTGGATATCCGGTGATGGTGAACCATGACGAACAGACCGAGTTTGCCGCAAAGGTGGCGCGGGATATCTCTGGTGGCTGCGATGATGCGCCCCTTGTGATGGGCGGCGAAGATTTCGCCTTCATGCTGGAAGAGCGTCCCGGCGCCTATATCCTGGTCGGCAATGGCGATACCGCTGCCGTTCACCACCCGGAGTACAACTTCAACGATGAGGCCATTCCTGCTGGGTGCAGCTGGTGGGCCGAAATTGTCGAACAGCGGATGCCCGCCGCCTGA